The Vibrio tubiashii ATCC 19109 genome has a segment encoding these proteins:
- the degS gene encoding outer membrane-stress sensor serine endopeptidase DegS, with protein sequence MLQFLLRSIGLGLATAALLLIAVPSLRSNILPQTNQSTVTDYSQVQVSFNQAVRKAAPAVVNIYSRKYQESDRSKLLTQGLGSGVIVSDKGYIITNYHVVAQADQIIVALQDGRVAAAQLVGKDRRTDIAILRVEGDNLPVIPLNPEYSPKVGDIVLAIGNPYNLGQTTTFGIISATGRSSISADGHQAFIQTDAAINEGNSGGALVNTRGELVGINTASFQQATELETYGISFAIPYALANKIMQKIIADGRVIRGYIGIDGQDINSVTSRLLGNEHLGGIVVLGIDPNGPAADAGFEAQDIILKIDGQKINGRQSVMDIVTELRPGTTVDVLVLRKGVEKVLKVTIEEDTRE encoded by the coding sequence ATGCTGCAATTTTTGTTGCGTTCTATTGGCTTAGGCTTAGCAACTGCTGCTCTGTTATTAATCGCTGTACCGTCTTTGCGGTCCAACATCCTTCCTCAAACCAATCAATCCACTGTAACTGACTATTCACAGGTTCAGGTGTCATTCAATCAAGCCGTTCGAAAAGCAGCTCCTGCTGTGGTGAATATTTATAGCCGTAAGTACCAAGAGAGCGATCGTTCCAAACTGCTTACCCAAGGGCTAGGCTCTGGTGTCATCGTCAGTGATAAAGGCTATATCATTACCAACTACCACGTCGTTGCACAGGCCGATCAAATTATCGTTGCGCTGCAAGATGGCCGAGTGGCTGCCGCTCAATTAGTTGGTAAAGACCGTAGAACCGATATCGCCATCCTGAGGGTTGAAGGCGATAACTTACCTGTTATTCCACTTAATCCTGAATACTCGCCGAAAGTCGGTGATATTGTTCTGGCAATTGGTAACCCGTACAACCTTGGTCAAACCACCACTTTCGGTATTATCTCTGCCACTGGCCGCTCTTCAATCAGCGCCGATGGTCACCAAGCGTTTATCCAAACCGATGCCGCAATCAATGAAGGTAACTCTGGTGGCGCTTTGGTCAATACTCGTGGCGAGCTAGTTGGAATTAACACTGCTTCATTCCAACAAGCCACTGAGCTGGAAACTTACGGTATTTCGTTTGCCATTCCATATGCACTCGCGAATAAAATCATGCAGAAAATCATTGCCGACGGTCGAGTGATTCGCGGCTATATCGGAATTGATGGGCAAGACATTAACTCCGTTACCTCCCGTCTATTAGGTAACGAACATCTCGGTGGTATCGTAGTATTAGGTATTGATCCCAACGGCCCTGCGGCGGATGCTGGATTTGAAGCTCAAGACATTATCTTGAAAATTGATGGTCAGAAGATCAATGGTCGTCAAAGCGTGATGGACATAGTGACCGAGTTAAGACCAGGCACAACGGTTGATGTGCTAGTACTGCGTAAAGGAGTCGAAAAAGTCCTTAAAGTCACCATTGAAGAAGATACCCGCGAATAA